A single Saccopteryx bilineata isolate mSacBil1 chromosome 11, mSacBil1_pri_phased_curated, whole genome shotgun sequence DNA region contains:
- the TMEM200C gene encoding transmembrane protein 200C, translating to MIATGGLLRISARKQDPLRPPSQVPKRKRKAKKRRKNDVVVVKGKLKLCSVSGLIALCGILVLLVGIAMAVVGYWPKANEANREGGKQSPPASGGRLIPTTTNSSSRGSKNRSKGHLGTVGGVNSSSVGAPRSTPPARPTAPPPASSASVGFFFRVLSGYLHSDKLKVFGPLIMGIGIFLFICANAVLHENRDKKTKIINLRDLYSTVIDVHSLRAKDLAAAAAASSSSAPTSAPPGAPPLNGFLSYVQSRGLELKPGSCGAAGDAFGAAAMLARGSWPQPAGLGGGSRGAGATASPPDLASSPRCPREPPSLAEAVYSIYRERSCEAGRRRAAAAAAATATATAAASGSGSLAPCSARESWGRQSTASSLVGSSLSAFALLPLQGDHDADGEVEGASCSWQRSPGERGSREIPRSELDLSLTELQGDPAAGARWARRQLEEPGGAAATRTARGQSGQLPRTGKYWALRRRSTSVLPDYRAPLSPEPPPSPQSADLEDLDSNRQSKVASPSPPLRLEESPPATLGSPSSQSEDPSCSNKGYTPLQEAGTSVESVVDEVDKKTQDCEATTDQGAEEQSPPESPPEDPSQGPATAQPPQPVQRQFTNKEKLFMISRSHAIGGEDGELESTGI from the coding sequence ATGATCGCCACCGGCGGCCTACTGAGGATTTCCGCCCGGAAGCAGGATCCCCTTCGTCCCCCGAGTCAGGTTCCCAAGCGCAAGCGGAAAGCCAAGAAGAGGCGCAAGAACGATGTGGTGGTGGTGAAAGGCAAGCTGAAGCTGTGCTCCGTCTCTGGGCTCATCGCCCTCTGCGGGATCCTAGTGCTGCTGGTGGGCATAGCCATGGCGGTGGTGGGCTACTGGCCCAAGGCCAACGAGGccaacagggagggagggaaacagtCCCCGCCCGCGAGCGGTGGCCGCCTCATCCCAACCACGaccaacagcagcagcaggggcAGCAAAAACCGGTCCAAGGGCCACCTGGGAACTGTGGGGGGTGTCAACTCCAGTTCCGTGGGCGCACCCCGGAGCACGCCCCCGGCACGTCCCACCGCCCCTCCTCCGGCCTCCTCCGCGTCGGTGGGGTTCTTCTTCCGCGTCCTCTCTGGCTACCTGCACTCAGATAAGCTCAAGGTCTTCGGGCCCCTCATCATGGGCATCGGTATCTTCCTCTTCATCTGCGCCAACGCGGTGCTCCACGAGAACCGAGACAAGAAGACCAAGATCATCAACCTGAGGGATCTCTACTCCACGGTCATCGACGTGCACAGCCTCCGGGCCAAGGAcctggccgccgccgccgctgcctccTCGTCCTCGGCACCCACCTCAGCGCCCCCCGGGGCCCCGCCACTCAACGGCTTCCTCAGCTACGTGCAGTCGCGGGGCCTGGAGCTGAAGCCTGGGAGCTGCGGCGCCGCCGGGGACGCCTTCGGGGCAGCAGCTATGCTGGCCCGGGGCTCGTGGCCCCAACCCGCAGGGCTGGGCGGGGGCAGCAGAGGGGCCGGGGCCACCGCCTCCCCACCAGACCTGGCCTCTTCGCCACGCTGCCCGCGGGAGCCCCCGAGCCTGGCAGAGGCCGTGTACAGCATCTACCGCGAGCGCTCGTGCGAGGCTGGCCGTCGCCGGGCTGCCGCGGCCGCTGCTGCCACAGCCACCGCCACCGCGGCCGCCAGCGGCAGCGGCAGCCTGGCGCCCTGCAGCGCGCGCGAGAGCTGGGGGCGCCAGAGCACCGCCAGCTCTCTCGTGGGCTCCTCCCTGAGCGCCTTTGCGCTACTACCCTTGCAAGGGGATCACGACGCGGACGGAGAGGTGGAGGGCGCGAGCTGCAGCTGGCAGAGATCGCCTGGGGAACGTGGATCCCGGGAGATCCCGCGGAGTGAGCTCGACTTGAGCTTGACGGAACTCCAGGGTGACCCGGCGGCTGGCGCGCGCTGGGCGCGCAGACAGCTGGAGGAGCCCGGGGGCGCAGCGGCGACGCGCACCGCCAGGGGGCAGAGCGGCCAGCTGCCCAGGACCGGCAAGTACTGGGCTCTGCGGCGCCGCAGCACCAGCGTGCTCCCGGACTACCGCGCACCGCTGTCCCCAGAGCCCCCGCCCTCTCCGCAAAGCGCGGACCTGGAGGACCTGGACTCGAACCGTCAGTCCAAAGTCGCCTCCCCTTCGCCCCCTTTGCGACTGGAGGAGTCGCCCCCCGCCACTCTGGGCTCGCCAAGCTCCCAGTCCGAAGACCCATCCTGCAGCAATAAGGGCTACACCCCACTGCAGGAGGCCGGCACCTCCGTGGAGTCGGTTGTGGACGAAGTAGACAAGAAAACTCAAGACTGTGAGGCCACCACTGACCAGGGTGCGGAGGAACAGAGCCCTCCAGAGAGCCCCCCGGAAGATCCCAGCCAAGGGCCAGCCACGGCCCAGCCACCTCAGCCGGTGCAGAGGCAGTTTACAAACAAGGAGAAACTCTTCATGATTTCGAGGTCTCACGCCatagggggagaggatggagaactGGAAAGTACTGGCAtttag